The following coding sequences lie in one Listeria ivanovii subsp. londoniensis genomic window:
- a CDS encoding YdcF family protein gives MVIYILAGFFFLLFIVLSIIDRRRISNGIFLTIALFFLLLSMVYAIFSKGNELLVSIMGTVLLLLLLLIPFFVIGLATLLIVNGRLMLKREGRKLANMLPLFIGLGIIALIVIWFGHILQANSPVLGILIVFIMTVVGYFSFLFLSFLLSTFIYQYSFPRYNQDFLIVLGSGLIGGDRVSPLLASRLDRAISFYQKQLMKKGKRATFIVSGGQGTNETISEAEAMRGYLISKGIDETFIIMENKSVNTLQNMQFSKKKMDVIMPDYNSLFSTNNFHLFRASLYARKAGLKSQGIGAKTALYYMPNALIREFIAIIVMYKKVHIFLVGLISIFFAILSVIGLSFG, from the coding sequence GTGGTTATCTATATTTTAGCGGGATTTTTCTTTCTTCTTTTTATCGTTTTATCTATAATTGATAGACGAAGAATTAGCAATGGGATTTTTTTAACAATTGCTTTATTTTTCTTATTACTTTCGATGGTGTATGCTATTTTTTCCAAAGGAAATGAATTACTTGTTTCGATAATGGGAACAGTATTACTTTTATTATTACTTCTTATCCCATTCTTTGTTATTGGTTTAGCAACGTTGCTCATTGTTAACGGACGTTTGATGCTTAAACGAGAAGGGCGAAAATTAGCTAATATGTTACCTTTATTTATTGGTTTAGGTATTATTGCGCTAATTGTTATTTGGTTTGGCCATATTTTACAAGCAAATAGTCCAGTGCTTGGAATTTTGATTGTATTTATTATGACAGTGGTAGGTTATTTTTCTTTTTTATTTTTATCCTTTCTGTTATCTACTTTTATCTACCAATACAGTTTTCCGAGATATAATCAAGATTTTCTAATTGTGCTTGGTAGTGGTTTAATAGGAGGAGATAGAGTGTCGCCACTTCTTGCAAGTCGACTTGACCGAGCAATTTCGTTTTATCAAAAGCAACTTATGAAAAAAGGAAAGCGAGCTACTTTTATAGTTTCAGGTGGACAAGGTACGAACGAGACTATTTCTGAAGCAGAAGCGATGCGTGGCTATTTGATTAGTAAAGGGATTGACGAAACATTTATTATTATGGAAAATAAGTCGGTTAATACACTTCAAAATATGCAATTTTCGAAAAAGAAAATGGATGTGATTATGCCTGATTACAATAGCTTGTTTTCAACTAATAATTTTCATTTATTCCGAGCAAGTTTGTATGCTAGGAAAGCAGGTTTGAAGAGTCAAGGAATAGGCGCAAAAACAGCATTATATTATATGCCTAATGCGCTTATAAGAGAGTTTATTGCAATTATTGTTATGTATAAAAAAGTACATATTTTTTTAGTTGGATTAATTAGTATCTTTTTTGCGATTTTATCTGTTATTGGACTTAGTTTTGGATAG
- a CDS encoding NAD(P)-dependent oxidoreductase, translating into MKKIGFVGIGVMGTSMASHLLEAGYDVFVYTRTKSKAEGLLAKGAHWEEEPRDLAAKVDVLISMVGYPKDVETLYLGEAGFLNHLKPGSIAIDMTTSSPELAKNIAQIGSEKGIGVLDAPVSGGDIGAKNGTLAIMVGGDETVFLKAEPIFAILGSSVILQGEAGSGQHTKMVNQIAIASNMIGVTEAIIYAEKAGLNPSRVLESISGGAAGSWSLTNLIPRVLKDDFSPGFFIKHFIKDMGIAISEAKQMELDLPGLLLAEKMYVTLAERGLSEEGTQALIKYYR; encoded by the coding sequence ATGAAGAAAATTGGATTTGTAGGCATCGGTGTTATGGGGACGAGCATGGCTTCTCATTTGCTTGAAGCAGGGTATGACGTTTTTGTGTATACACGAACTAAATCAAAAGCAGAGGGGCTTTTAGCAAAAGGTGCACACTGGGAAGAAGAGCCAAGAGATTTAGCAGCGAAAGTAGATGTGCTTATTTCAATGGTAGGCTATCCAAAAGATGTCGAAACACTCTATTTAGGTGAAGCAGGTTTTTTAAATCATTTGAAACCGGGATCTATAGCTATTGATATGACAACTTCTTCTCCAGAACTAGCAAAAAATATAGCTCAAATTGGTAGTGAAAAAGGAATCGGCGTTTTGGATGCCCCAGTTTCAGGTGGGGATATTGGTGCGAAAAATGGAACCCTAGCGATTATGGTTGGCGGGGATGAAACTGTTTTTCTAAAAGCAGAACCAATTTTCGCTATACTTGGTAGTAGTGTTATTTTACAAGGAGAAGCAGGTTCCGGACAACATACGAAAATGGTTAATCAAATTGCGATTGCATCCAATATGATTGGCGTAACAGAAGCGATTATTTATGCGGAGAAAGCCGGACTTAACCCATCTCGTGTACTGGAATCTATTTCTGGTGGAGCAGCAGGGAGTTGGTCACTTACCAATTTAATTCCTCGTGTACTCAAAGATGATTTTTCACCAGGCTTTTTTATAAAACATTTTATTAAAGATATGGGAATAGCAATCTCGGAAGCGAAACAAATGGAGCTGGATTTACCGGGGCTTCTGCTAGCAGAAAAAATGTACGTAACATTAGCTGAACGTGGGCTAAGTGAAGAAGGAACACAAGCATTAATTAAATATTATCGTTAA